In the genome of Streptomyces collinus, one region contains:
- a CDS encoding collagenase, whose protein sequence is MFQHRSVRASLLATAVSAAVLATAAPAAPAAHDGPAIPPTFRAAPSAAAPANPHDEVERLARAPRRAVQPAPAPGERAAGRIPGRQQAAAGTAAAQTTTPYTSAGVPCTLDGISGLGPERFADFLADPAVTADGCLSGLIWTWDARLARVMTDAHVQAVSHRAVRLAATHDGRNGTHLLEMFTYLHAVAYHDFSRDEIDITDPPTTEAVRRAIYYFGTAARTFDATRTNAETLREALYAGSAPGLRHSQLGLIKKVLATMDRYHTTTYADPAWGGATLAALSVNYLGIYPGNRDTAFHTLATRDNAYRAAFKAFAGHTHLKGTPNEWVVRDALGEYGRFGQIAPLRAALVRDLGSSVLPATQTNWSRGSAPWAKVVSWLNFYEACKQYAVCKEDIERIIFPHTYTYDKGAIRVRTGLDRATVDQLYYASKQVKAQFHRVLGSEQPLTGDTNGVLSVVLYASRADYENYHPVLTGMGTDNGGIYIERGATFYTYQRRVPQDSSLTLEELFRHEYVHYLNGRFAVPGYFGEGPWYQGDRTTAMDEGSAEFFDGATRDDGVAVRKSLVRSVINDTADSSPRMTVDQLLHATYDGDGFRFYSYAGTFFEYLWTERPALLREMYRHLRANDPAAFDAWRTRLGGDAALQRGYDAFLDAQIAKVDDLFVPNTTYTPNDQLRDASLDAVRASFASATYLDPSCAENGDPGKRRFVCAGRITARLTDAASPDLVFKDMSETVDGFILDRAGAASTNLADMNCSFGEVAIWSDGRSGTAPYTCEGPLRS, encoded by the coding sequence GTGTTCCAGCACAGATCTGTGCGTGCTTCTCTCCTCGCCACCGCAGTGTCGGCGGCCGTTCTCGCCACGGCGGCGCCGGCCGCCCCGGCCGCGCACGACGGGCCTGCCATCCCGCCCACCTTCCGTGCCGCGCCGTCGGCCGCGGCCCCCGCGAATCCCCACGACGAGGTCGAGCGGCTGGCCCGCGCGCCCCGCCGGGCCGTACAGCCCGCCCCCGCCCCCGGCGAGCGGGCCGCGGGCCGGATACCTGGCCGGCAGCAGGCCGCCGCCGGGACGGCGGCCGCGCAAACGACCACGCCCTACACCTCCGCGGGCGTGCCGTGTACGCTCGACGGCATCAGCGGCCTCGGGCCGGAGCGGTTCGCCGACTTCCTCGCCGACCCGGCCGTCACTGCCGACGGCTGTCTGTCCGGCCTGATCTGGACATGGGACGCCCGCCTCGCTCGGGTCATGACGGACGCACACGTCCAGGCGGTCAGTCACCGCGCCGTCAGGCTGGCGGCCACCCACGACGGGCGCAACGGCACGCACCTGCTGGAGATGTTCACCTATCTCCACGCCGTGGCTTACCACGACTTCAGCCGCGACGAGATCGACATCACCGACCCCCCCACCACCGAGGCCGTCCGCCGGGCCATCTACTACTTCGGCACCGCCGCCCGCACCTTCGACGCCACGCGCACCAACGCGGAGACACTGCGTGAGGCGCTGTACGCCGGCAGCGCCCCCGGACTGCGGCACAGCCAGCTCGGCCTCATCAAGAAGGTACTGGCCACCATGGACCGGTACCACACCACGACCTACGCGGACCCGGCCTGGGGCGGTGCAACCCTCGCCGCGCTGTCCGTCAACTACCTCGGCATCTACCCGGGCAACCGCGACACCGCCTTCCACACCCTGGCGACCCGGGACAATGCGTACCGCGCCGCCTTCAAGGCCTTCGCCGGCCACACCCACCTCAAGGGCACGCCCAACGAGTGGGTCGTCCGCGACGCCCTCGGCGAGTACGGACGCTTCGGCCAGATCGCCCCCCTGCGCGCTGCGCTCGTGCGCGACCTCGGGAGCAGCGTGCTCCCCGCCACGCAGACCAACTGGAGCCGGGGCAGCGCACCGTGGGCGAAGGTCGTCTCCTGGTTGAACTTCTACGAGGCGTGCAAGCAGTACGCCGTGTGCAAGGAGGACATCGAGCGGATCATCTTCCCCCACACGTACACCTACGACAAGGGAGCGATCCGCGTCCGCACCGGACTGGACCGCGCCACCGTCGACCAGCTCTATTACGCGAGCAAGCAGGTCAAGGCGCAGTTCCACCGGGTGCTCGGCTCCGAACAGCCGCTCACCGGCGACACCAATGGCGTCCTCAGCGTCGTGCTGTACGCCTCACGCGCCGACTACGAGAACTACCACCCCGTCCTCACCGGCATGGGCACCGACAACGGCGGCATCTACATCGAGCGCGGCGCCACCTTCTACACCTACCAGCGCCGTGTGCCGCAGGACTCCTCGCTCACGCTGGAGGAGCTGTTCCGCCACGAGTACGTGCACTACCTCAACGGCCGCTTCGCCGTGCCCGGCTACTTCGGTGAGGGCCCGTGGTACCAGGGCGACCGCACCACCGCGATGGACGAGGGGAGCGCCGAGTTCTTCGACGGGGCGACGCGCGACGACGGTGTCGCCGTGCGCAAGTCCCTGGTCCGGTCGGTCATCAACGACACGGCCGACAGCAGCCCCCGCATGACCGTGGACCAGCTGCTGCACGCCACGTACGACGGCGACGGCTTCCGCTTCTACAGCTACGCGGGCACCTTCTTCGAGTACCTGTGGACCGAGCGGCCCGCGCTGCTCCGGGAGATGTACCGGCACCTGCGGGCCAATGACCCGGCCGCGTTCGACGCCTGGCGCACCCGGCTGGGCGGGGACGCGGCGCTCCAGCGGGGGTACGACGCCTTCCTGGACGCGCAGATCGCCAAGGTGGACGACCTCTTCGTGCCGAACACCACCTACACGCCCAACGACCAGCTGCGGGACGCGTCCCTGGACGCCGTGCGGGCCTCGTTCGCCTCGGCGACGTACCTGGACCCGTCGTGCGCCGAGAACGGCGACCCCGGCAAGCGGCGCTTCGTGTGCGCCGGTCGCATCACGGCGCGACTCACCGACGCGGCCAGCCCCGACCTGGTCTTCAAGGACATGTCCGAGACGGTGGACGGCTTCATCCTCGACCGTGCCGGCGCGGCCTCCACCAACCTCGCCGACATGAACTGCTCCTTCGGCGAGGTGGCGATCTGGAGCGACGGGCGGAGCGGGACCGCCCCGTACACCTGCGAAGGCCCGCTGCGGAGTTGA
- a CDS encoding ATP-dependent DNA ligase: MGQPDTLNVTLVEPELVVEVGVDVARDASVRWRPPRLHRARPDRSPADAPRWTVPPR, from the coding sequence GTGGGGCAGCCGGACACGCTGAACGTCACGCTGGTGGAACCCGAGCTGGTCGTGGAAGTCGGCGTCGACGTCGCCCGAGATGCCTCCGTCCGGTGGCGCCCCCCACGCCTGCACCGTGCCCGCCCCGACCGCTCCCCCGCCGACGCCCCCCGCTGGACGGTGCCGCCGCGCTGA
- a CDS encoding aromatic-ring hydroxylase C-terminal domain-containing protein: MFSDLMDLDDAHRYVADPLAGMDAWYDLGDDHRFVATLCPDMKLTLERPDPDVVTTVNRSADLLREGCGPLLDLVDRVEARDAAAAWSGRVNTGTARTGRVDVDALLIRPDGLVARALPTGQDLDATTLVRALGTWFGRPV, from the coding sequence ATGTTCTCCGACCTGATGGACCTCGACGACGCCCACCGGTACGTCGCCGACCCGCTCGCCGGCATGGACGCCTGGTACGACCTGGGCGACGACCACCGGTTCGTCGCCACCCTGTGCCCGGACATGAAGTTGACGCTAGAGCGGCCCGACCCGGACGTCGTCACCACGGTGAACCGGTCGGCGGACCTGCTGCGTGAGGGGTGTGGGCCCCTGCTCGACCTCGTCGACCGCGTGGAGGCCCGCGACGCCGCGGCCGCGTGGAGCGGACGGGTCAACACCGGCACCGCCCGCACGGGCCGGGTGGACGTCGATGCGTTGCTCATCCGGCCCGACGGCCTCGTCGCCCGGGCCTTGCCCACCGGGCAGGACCTCGACGCCACCACGCTGGTGCGTGCGCTGGGCACATGGTTCGGCCGACCGGTCTGA